From the genome of Paenibacillus antri:
TAACAAAGCCGAGTGCTGCGAACACTCGGCTATACAATTGGCTTGGATGGGCTCACCCTTCAAGTTAATTACAGGCAAAAACCCACCTTTGGCCGGAAACCTTGGGGTGGGTTTTTACTTTCTCTTGTAGTTATTCCCGATGTATGTTAAAAGAGCTAGGACAAAGGATGCGAAGAGAATCATGATTGTTAGCGCGTCTTTCAACTCCATGGTTTCACCTCCTTTCGAAGGGAAACCATGCCCACCCAAGATTCAATTGTACCTCTCGATTATACCATTTATACCCTAACAGATATAGAATATTTGTTCTCTTTTGTT
Proteins encoded in this window:
- a CDS encoding putative holin-like toxin, whose product is MELKDALTIMILFASFVLALLTYIGNNYKRK